A window of Lolium rigidum isolate FL_2022 unplaced genomic scaffold, APGP_CSIRO_Lrig_0.1 contig_60043_1, whole genome shotgun sequence contains these coding sequences:
- the LOC124681918 gene encoding uncharacterized protein LOC124681918 codes for MASAALRSAARKVCGRAFERPRAYFTTAASAVLKEEQRRVLPRISHGGSSLRRFSSSESQSALNNNNKQIAKPAAPIADDIIPPDSPFWKMSVVFPISIWSPRHPYHGHLVLLWAAGTLALCSGVVYGESKYLRRDRGILNIKHGSCRCTCCVH; via the exons ATGGCGTCGGCAGCGCTTCGATCTGCTGCGAGGAAGGTCTGTGGTCGCGCCTTTGAGCGACCTCGGGCGTATTTTACGACGGCCGCTTCAGCGGTCCTCAAGGAGGAACAGAGGCGTGTGCTGCCAAGGATTAGCCATGGCGGGAGCTCGCTTCGCCGGTTCAGTTCCTCCGAATCACAAAGTGCtcttaataataataataag CAGATAGCCAAACCTGCGGCCCCAATCGCAGATGACATCATTCCACCCGACTCGCCATTTTGGAAGATGAGCGTGGTTTTCCCCATATCGATATG GTCACCTCGCCACCCCTATCATGGACACCTTGTGCTTCTATGGGCAGCCGGGACGCTTGCTCTATGCTCGGGAGTAGTCTACGGTGAGAGCAAGTATCTAAGAAGAGACCGAGGCATCCTAAACATCAAGCATGGTTCGTGCAGATGTACATGCTGTGTCCACTGA